The Cucurbita pepo subsp. pepo cultivar mu-cu-16 chromosome LG08, ASM280686v2, whole genome shotgun sequence genome contains a region encoding:
- the LOC111801199 gene encoding uncharacterized protein LOC111801199: protein MAAAEARAAFQRTVNRCFVQEDAKRAPRLACCQSSSSTTKPVDSGPANAAADEPDQPSIGFMPFSRASSYSSLFPESKWWLQPQSSYGYQKIFTPEAGNETSKSGTEKSCSSIDLHPTEGSNDDYSRYSLDTDHGVSDICSKRVNTIMNEDIKTLDGTDSQECLGSIDMKSNFECLDKDSFNSKTVSKTQDEFYLDPDSPWIQEDKAEPWWWITDKDELAYWVAQKSLDHIENCDLPPPKKTCLNLTRLPYAQKQSYEHDMNWGSTXRLPYGQKQSYEHDMNWGSTFESNHRNCGLDFCRFGKTQREPGESTEQGNLLRGAHKSLSCTIPNNLTKTTQTSEDNASKAELMDALLHSQTRAREAELAAKRAHAEKEHIVELFFRQASQLFAYKQWFQLLQLESLQNKNNDHPMSTLFPMGLPWMPYKNRQKFTRQKRIKRDRHGSDISTYAVAIAVGLSLVSAGLLLGWTVGWMLPSL from the exons ATGGCAGCAGCAGAAGCAAGGGCTGCTTTTCAGAGGACAGTAAATCGTTGCTTTGTTCAAGAAGATGCCAAAAGGGCTCCCAGATTAGCTTGCTGTCAATCATCGTCTTCAACGACCAAACCGGTTGATTCTGGACCTGCCAATGCAGCAGCAGATGAACCAGATCAACCTTCCATAGGTTTTATGCCTTTTAGCAGAGCTTCTTCATATTCTAGTTTATTTCCCGAGTCGAAATGGTGGCTTCAGCCACAATCTAGCTATGGATACCAAAAGATTTTCACCCCAGAGGCTGGCAATGAAACTTCAAAATCTGGTACTGAAaaatcttgttcttcaattgAT CTTCACCCTACTGAAGGTAGCAATGATGACTACAGCAGGTATTCTCTAGACACTGATCATGGTGTCTCTGATATCTGCTCAAAGAGGGTGAATACCATTATGAATGAAGACATAAAAACCTTGGATGGTACAGACTctcaagaatgtcttggtaGTATAGATATGAAATCAAACTTTGAATGTTTAGATAAGGATTCTTTCAACAGCAAAACAGTTTCCAAAACACAAGATGAGTTTTACTTAGATCCAGATTCTCCTTGGATTCAAGAGGACAAGGCTGAGCCATGGTGGTGGATAACAGATAAAGATGAATTAGCCTATTGGGTTGCACAGAAATCTCTTGATCATATAGAAAATTGTGATCTTCCGCCacctaaaaaaacatgtttgaacCTTACGAGACTCCCTTATGCCCAAAAGCAATCCTATGAACATGATATGAATTGGGGTTCTACGNAGAGACTCCCTTATGGCCAAAAGCAATCCTATGAACATGATATGAATTGGGGTTCTACGTTCGAGTCAAACCACAGAAATTGCGGGCTCGATTTTTGTCGTTTTGGCAAAACACAGAGAGAACCGGGTGAATCAACTGAGCAAGGGAACTTGCTGCGTGGAGCTCATAAATCTTTGAG TTGTACAATTCCCAACAATTTGACAAAAACAACACAAACTTCTGAAGACAATGCTAGCAAAGCTGAGCTAATGGATGCACTGCTTCATTCTCAAACCCGTGCAAGGGAAGCTGAGCTTGCAGCAAAGCGAGCCCATGCCGAAAAGGAGCACATAGTTGAGCTGTTCTTCAGACAAGCATCCCAACTCTTTGCATATAAGCAATGGTTTCAACTGCTGCAACTAGAAAGCCTGCAGAATAAGAACAATGATCACCCAATGTCCACTCTTTTTCCAATGGGTCTTCCATGGATGCCTTACAAGAATAGGCAGAAATTCACAAGGCAGAAAAGAATCAAGCGGGATCGGCATGGGAGTGATATTTCGACTTATGCGGTTGCCATAGCTGTAGGATTGAGCCTGGTGAGTGCAGGATTGCTTCTGGGGTGGACTGTAGGGTGGATGCTTCCTTCTTTGTAG